In the genome of Gemmatimonadales bacterium, the window TGCTGGTCGACAAGAAGGGCACCATCCGGTACGAGGGCTACGGAGAGTTCCACCTGAACGACGGAAGCTACCAGACGTGGGACGCGCGGATCCGCGAGCTGCTGGCCGAGTGACTGCCCTCGGCTGGTACCGCGCGGCGGCCGCGGCAGTGCTCCTCTTCTCCGGAGCCTGCCGCGGCCCATCCTCCGCGGCGCCAACGCTCCGCCTGGAGACCACGTCTCTCGGCGCCGACACTCGCCTGACCCTCGTCACCCCGCCGGATCTCAAAGTGAGCGCCCGCCTCAAGCCCGCGCTCGAGCTGCCGGACGGCACCGTGCTCCGCTTCGACGCCCCGCTGCTCACCGCCGACTCGGCCTATTTCGCCGTCCCGCCCACCGCCCGGCTTCCCGGCCGCCATCTGCACGTCCGCGGCACCCTCCGCGCCAGCGTCTGTGGGGTAACCGAGCTGGTCTGCCACTCGGTCTCGCTCCGGCTCGAGTCCTAGCGCTCTCCTTCTCCCCTCCCCCGTACCCCCGCATATTGGACGGATGCCGACGTCCAATTTCCCCAATCTCACCGTCCTCGATCACCCGCTCATCCAGCACAAGCTCTCGCTGCTCCGCGACCGGCACACCAGCACCCGCGACTTCAAGCAGCTGGTGAACGAGATCGCGATGCTGATGGCCTACGAGGTCACCAAGGACCTCCCGACCGAGCCGGTGGAGGTCGAGACGCCGATGGAGCGGATGACCGGCCGGCAGGTCGCCGGCAAGAAGCTCACCCTGGTACCCATCCTCCGCGCCGGCCTCGGCATGGTCGAGGGGATCGCCCAGCTCATCCCGTCGGCCCGGGTGGGGCATATCGGGCTCTACCGGGACCACGACACGCTCAAGCCGATCGACTACTACTTCAAGATCCCGGCGGCGGAGATCGAGCGCGACTTCTTCGTGCTCGACCCGATGCTGGCCACCGGCGGCTCCGCCGTGGCCGCGGTGGCGGCACTCAAGGAGGCGGGGGCCCGCCGCATCCGTTTCCTCTGCCTGGTGGCCGCGCCCGAGGGAGTGGGCCGAATGCTCGAGATTCATTCCGAGGTCCCGGTCTTCGCCGCCGCGCTCGACCGCCAGCTCAACCCGCACGGCTACATTCTGCCCGGCCTGGGCGACGCCGGCGACCGGCTCTTCGGCACCCGCACCCTTGCCTAGCTCACTTCGACGTCGAGGGGATCGCCCGTGACCGGCATCCGTCTGACCTTCTGGGGCGCCGCGGGGCAGGTCACCGGCTCGATGCATCTGCTGGAGGCCGCCGGGGGCCGGTTCGTGCTCGACGCGGGCCTCTTCCAGGGCCGCCGGGCCCAGAGCCATGCGCTCAACGCGACCCTGCCCTTCGATCCGCGGCGGCTCGACGGGGTGGTGCTGAGTCACGCCCACATCGACCACAGCGGCCGGCTGCCGCTGCTGGTTCGCCACGGCTTCCACGGCCCGATCTACGCCACGCCCGCCACCCGCGATCTCTCCGCGGTGATGCTGCCCGACGCCGCCCACATCCAGGAGAAGGATCACGAGTTCCTCCAGCGGCGGGGACAGGCGGGGCCCGAGAGCGAGCCGCTCTACAGCACCGCGGACGCGATCGCCGTGCAGGACCTGATGGTGGGCGTCCCCTATCGCCGGATCACCCATCTCAGGAAGCACCTGGCGCTGGAATTCGTGGAGGCAGGCCACATTCTCGGCTCCGCCTCGCTCGATCTCCGGATCACCGAAGGCGGCAACCACCGGCTGGTGTTCTCCGGCGACATCGGCCGGACCGGGCTCCCCATCATTCGCGACCCCGAGGCCCCCTCCGGTCCGATCGATACCCTGATCATCGAGTCGACCTACGCCGACCGCGACCACGGGACCGTGCGCGGCGCGGAAGAGCGACTGGGCGAGGCGATCCGGCGCACCGCGGCGCGCGGCGGAAAGGTGCTGATCCCCGCGTTTGCCCTCGGGCGGACCCAGGAGATCGTGTACAGTCTGCACCAGCTCCATCGCGCCGGACGGATCCCCGACCTGCCGATCTACATCGACAGCCCGCTCGCGGTCGACACCACGACGGTCTTCCGCATGCACCCCGAGATCTTCGACCAGCGCGAGCGGCTGGTGACGGAGGCGGTGCATCTGTTCGATTTCCCCATGGTCCGCTACGTCCGGGACGTGAAGGAATCGATGGCGCTGAACACCCTGCAGGGACCGGCGGTGATCATCGCCGCGTCGGGCATGGCGGAATCGGGCCGCATCCTCCATCACCTGGCGAACCACATCGGCGACCACCGGAACCTCATTCTCCTGGTGGGCTTCCAGGCGGAGCACACGCTGGGCCGGCGGCTTCAGAACGGGGAGGAGACCGTGCGTATCCTGGGCCAGCAGCACGAGCGCCGGGCCGAGATCGAGACCATCGCCGGCTACTCCGCCCATGCCGACCGCAACGAGCTCCGCGCCTGGATCCGGCGTCTGGGCGGCCCGATCCGGCGCGCCTTCGCGGTACATGGCGAGCCTCAGGCGCTCGGCGCTATGGCCACCATCCTGCGTGAAGAAGGCGTGCGCGAGGTCCACCTGCCGAAGCACGGCGAAGCGTTTGACCTCTAGCGGAGCCGGAACCCGTGCGAGCCGCCGTCCGTCACCTGCGCCAGGCGCTGGGATTGCTGCTGCTGGCCGGCGCGATCGTATACACCGTCGCGCTGGTGATGGTGCTGGTGGTGAGCCAGCAGGACGAGCGGCAGCCGGTGGACGCGATCGTGGTGCTCGGGGCAGCCCAGTACAACGGCCGGCCCTCGCCCGTGCTGCGGGCCCGGCTGGATCATGCGCTGCGGCTCTATCGCGACGGACTCGCGCCAGTGGTGGTGGTGACCGGGGGCATCGGCCCGCGCGACACCACCAGCGAAGCGCTGGTGGGCCAGCGCTATCTCGCCACCCACGGGGTTCCGATAGCGTCGGTGGTGGTCCAACCCGAGGGCCGGACCACCATGGCCTCGATGACCGCCGTGGCCCAGTGGCTACGCCGCCGCGGCCTGCGCCGGGTGCTGCTGGTGAGCGATCCGTTCCACATGTTCCGGCTCCGGCTGGAGGCCCGCCGCACCGCGCTCGAGGCCTACACCTCCCCCACCGAGAGCAGCCCCATCTCCGAGAACCCCGTGCTGGAGCTCCGCTACCTCTTCGCCGAGGGATTCAAGATCCCGATCGCATGGGTGCGGAGCTGGTGAACCCATGACTCTCGTCTCCACCGAGCGACTCTACAGCGGCCGCATCGTGAACCTCGACCGCGACACCGTGCGCTTCCCCGACGGGTCCACCGGCGAGCTCGAGATGCTGCGTCATTCGGGCGCCGCTGCGGTGGTCCCGTTCCTGGACGATCCGCGAGAGGAGGACCCTCGCGTCCTCCTGCTGCGCCAGTTCCGCCACGCGGCCGACGGCTACATCTGGGAGGTGCCGGCCGGCCGGCTCGATCCCGGCGAGACGCCGGAGGCGTGCGCCTACCGCGAGCTGCAGGAGGAGACCGGCATGCGGGCCAAGCGCCTGGACCGGCTCACCACCATCTACACCACGCCTGGATTCACCGACGAGCAGATCCATCTCTTTCTCGCTCGCGACCTGGTGGAGGGCGACCTCCGCCGCGAGACGGATGAGTTCATGGAGCTGCACGTCCGCCGCTGGTCGGAGCTGATCGAAATGATCCGGCAGGGCGAGATTCGCGATGGAAAGACCTTGTCGGCGCTGCTGTTCGTCCACGGCTTCGTGCGCTGCGCCTGAGCTCAGCGCCTGAGCGGCGCGCCCTACCTCCACCGCGGGTAGGGCGGGTAAACTTCGAGGATGCCCGCCTATACGCTGGACGCGCTGCTGCGCTCCCTCGCCAAGGGGGAGCTGGCGCCGGTTTACTACCTCCACGGCCCCGAGGACGTGCTCAAGGACGAGGCGGTCCGGGCCGTGGTCGATCGCGCGCTGGACCCCGGCGTTCGCGACTTCAACTTCGACCAGCGCTCGGCCGGACAGCTCGACCCCGAAGCGATCTTCACCCTCTGCACCACGCTGCCCATGATGGCGGAGCGCCGGGTGGTGGTGCTGCGCGAGGTCGAGGGTTGGAAGCGGAGGCCCAAGACCCGCCTGGCCTTCCTCAAGTATCTCGAGCGGCCGGCGGTCGAGACCGTGGTGCTCCTGGTCCAGAGCTCGGCCGAGGAGGACCCGGACAAGGATCTGGTGCGCGGGGCCTACGCGGTGGCCTGCGAGCCGCTGCCGCCCGAGCGGGCCCGCAAATGGCTGCTCCGGCGCGCCTCGGCGCTGGAGGTCACGCTGGAGGCCGCGGCGGCCGATCACCTGCTCGAGGCGGTCGGTGGAGACCTGGGCGCGGTGGCCGCGGAGCTGCAGAAGTTCGCCGCGCTGCCCGCCGGAGCGCCGCTCACCGCCGAACAGGTTGGCGCGCTGGTGGGCGTGCGCCACGGCGAGACGATCTACGACTGGCGCGACGCCGTGTTCGATGGCCACGCCGGCCGAGCGGTGGCACTCCTGCCTTCCATTCTCGATCAGCCCGGCGTCTCGGGCGTCAAGCTGACCACGCTGATGGGCAGCACGCTGGTGGGGGTGGGCATCGCCCGCAGCCACTATGACCGCGGCCTGCGTGGCGCGGGACTCCAGGACCTCCTGTTCAAAACCCTGCTCCGGCTCCGCATCTTCGGTCTCCCGGACTACAAGAAGGAGAGCGCGCGCTGGGCCCGCTGGGCGGCCACCTGGCCAGCGGCCCGCATTCGGGCCGGCCTCTCTGCCGCGCGCGACACGGACCAGGGGATCAAGAGCACCACCATCTCCGACGAATGCGGTCTCCTCACCGACCTGGTGCTGCGAGTGACGGTCCCGTTCCTGGAGGCCGCATGAGAGCTCTCGCCACGGTGCCCGCGTGGGTCGCCGCGCTCCTGCTACTGGCCGCTCCGGCCCGTGCCCAGACCGAGCCCCGGCTGGCCGAGGCGGTACGGCTGGCCCAGGAGGGGCAGAGCGATTCGGCCCGGATCCAGGTACAGCGACTGCTGGACGCCACCTCGCCCGGCGACTCCCTCTATCCCCAGATCCTCTACACCCAGGCGATGGTAGCCGACAACGCAGGCGACATGCGGCGGCAGCTCCAGCGGGTCGCGGTCGAATACAACGGTTCCAGCTGGGCCGACGACGCCCTGCTCCGCCTGGTGCAGATGGATTACGCCACCCGCAACTTCGAGGGTGCCGCCCGCAATCTCGAGCGCCTGCGGCTCGACTACGCCTCGACCCCGCTGCTGCCACAGGCGGCGTACTGGGCGGCACGGACCTACTTCGACATGAAGAATCCGAGCCTCGCCTGCCGCTGGCTGGCCGACGGGATGGCGCAGTCGCGCGATGATATCGAGCTGCAGAATCAGCTCAGCTACATGTACCAGCGTTGCGACCTGCGGGGCGACTCGAGCACGCAGGCGGCCGGGGATAGCACCAAATCGGACAGCGCGAAGGCCGACACCAGCAAGGCCCACGCCCCG includes:
- the upp gene encoding uracil phosphoribosyltransferase encodes the protein MPTSNFPNLTVLDHPLIQHKLSLLRDRHTSTRDFKQLVNEIAMLMAYEVTKDLPTEPVEVETPMERMTGRQVAGKKLTLVPILRAGLGMVEGIAQLIPSARVGHIGLYRDHDTLKPIDYYFKIPAAEIERDFFVLDPMLATGGSAVAAVAALKEAGARRIRFLCLVAAPEGVGRMLEIHSEVPVFAAALDRQLNPHGYILPGLGDAGDRLFGTRTLA
- a CDS encoding MBL fold metallo-hydrolase; translated protein: MTGIRLTFWGAAGQVTGSMHLLEAAGGRFVLDAGLFQGRRAQSHALNATLPFDPRRLDGVVLSHAHIDHSGRLPLLVRHGFHGPIYATPATRDLSAVMLPDAAHIQEKDHEFLQRRGQAGPESEPLYSTADAIAVQDLMVGVPYRRITHLRKHLALEFVEAGHILGSASLDLRITEGGNHRLVFSGDIGRTGLPIIRDPEAPSGPIDTLIIESTYADRDHGTVRGAEERLGEAIRRTAARGGKVLIPAFALGRTQEIVYSLHQLHRAGRIPDLPIYIDSPLAVDTTTVFRMHPEIFDQRERLVTEAVHLFDFPMVRYVRDVKESMALNTLQGPAVIIAASGMAESGRILHHLANHIGDHRNLILLVGFQAEHTLGRRLQNGEETVRILGQQHERRAEIETIAGYSAHADRNELRAWIRRLGGPIRRAFAVHGEPQALGAMATILREEGVREVHLPKHGEAFDL
- a CDS encoding YdcF family protein; amino-acid sequence: MRAAVRHLRQALGLLLLAGAIVYTVALVMVLVVSQQDERQPVDAIVVLGAAQYNGRPSPVLRARLDHALRLYRDGLAPVVVVTGGIGPRDTTSEALVGQRYLATHGVPIASVVVQPEGRTTMASMTAVAQWLRRRGLRRVLLVSDPFHMFRLRLEARRTALEAYTSPTESSPISENPVLELRYLFAEGFKIPIAWVRSW
- a CDS encoding NUDIX hydrolase, which gives rise to MTLVSTERLYSGRIVNLDRDTVRFPDGSTGELEMLRHSGAAAVVPFLDDPREEDPRVLLLRQFRHAADGYIWEVPAGRLDPGETPEACAYRELQEETGMRAKRLDRLTTIYTTPGFTDEQIHLFLARDLVEGDLRRETDEFMELHVRRWSELIEMIRQGEIRDGKTLSALLFVHGFVRCA
- the holA gene encoding DNA polymerase III subunit delta, giving the protein MPAYTLDALLRSLAKGELAPVYYLHGPEDVLKDEAVRAVVDRALDPGVRDFNFDQRSAGQLDPEAIFTLCTTLPMMAERRVVVLREVEGWKRRPKTRLAFLKYLERPAVETVVLLVQSSAEEDPDKDLVRGAYAVACEPLPPERARKWLLRRASALEVTLEAAAADHLLEAVGGDLGAVAAELQKFAALPAGAPLTAEQVGALVGVRHGETIYDWRDAVFDGHAGRAVALLPSILDQPGVSGVKLTTLMGSTLVGVGIARSHYDRGLRGAGLQDLLFKTLLRLRIFGLPDYKKESARWARWAATWPAARIRAGLSAARDTDQGIKSTTISDECGLLTDLVLRVTVPFLEAA
- a CDS encoding SPOR domain-containing protein, which codes for MRALATVPAWVAALLLLAAPARAQTEPRLAEAVRLAQEGQSDSARIQVQRLLDATSPGDSLYPQILYTQAMVADNAGDMRRQLQRVAVEYNGSSWADDALLRLVQMDYATRNFEGAARNLERLRLDYASTPLLPQAAYWAARTYFDMKNPSLACRWLADGMAQSRDDIELQNQLSYMYQRCDLRGDSSTQAAGDSTKSDSAKADTSKAHAPVASRDSSRHPAPRAPAHAAFQVQVAAIGTAAGAEDAARKTRALGFSTVTVKDKGLYKVRAGGFATRAEAQAAAARIKARLGGSPFVVAGS